The proteins below come from a single Leptospirillum ferriphilum genomic window:
- a CDS encoding tetratricopeptide repeat protein, whose protein sequence is MNPSCFSNGLFRTAILGCILVSAFLTGCSKSPAELQKKYQGLGEHYLAEGKLNEAVIEFQNLLKINPKSAIGHYDLGQAYRKKGWIIESVIQDREATKLAPLMLPAHLALAEYAINSGQWSPAKEEIAAILKIDPNNAEGYALAGQRMLGLGREKEADQDLKHALSIEPGFARALVALGDLKRKQGHPAKARSYYEQALQANPSLGRALTGLGMLAQSENNAELAREEFQKSLKADPYNLRSRIVYANFLASGGHLHKAISALEVISAKKADVRVPVKIAEYETLLGANQKAIALLLPLAQQKLQIPDINFVLAKAYEQSGKKEDALQMVNGLLSMGNIPPILKIGAARIELFEGKPREASKVLESLANVPDLPPTYPLTQSQVALALNRPDQAISILTHALARSPGNIDLQLSFADARMRLKQWKPALTLINTVLSEHPENLPAIQRKGFLLGKTSGASVQIGFLKHEASSLPRVEPLYLQSLLANRQSREALLTAKAYLKDHPDNTNVRLFLANLYLRSGKLPQARRTYKTILTTDPKNLPAVLSLASIAMTQKNYPEAESDFRRALTLSPDNSGLYSALGEVLLAEKQRDAANKAFHSALIFNPENPAAILEVSKSEILSGQGQGQEALTRLSALLKSPLAKDRKAEVEWLWGLANEQSGDPAKAEKALVLATTLDPQNPGYHASLGDFWADRSRWEDARKEYRKSLSLQSNNPVLEMKKEWLSVQSSRKPDPGRIRKVIALAETYRASHPSDISATMLEAQGELLLKKPEKALPLFDAILSSHPDNTGARLGKAGILLSQGKTEKAKNLATMILADHPDNLAANLLMTRIDQKNNDFTDEADRLEKLHQKHPDWIQPSLTLVAVDLKLKRFREAESIADSILTVQPDLYNARFLKAQAELDMADYRGALRNLSILAKANKKPAPLYLIMSVAAMKEGDVQEEKRELDKAFHAAPDDPMVLNNMAFFLASHTTHYEKALSYAKKAASLDKHPYIQDTVGFVLFRMGRFSQAQPYFESAWNSHFRDPEFLYHMGMNEWKIGQAQKARNILKRALDSGKLTPEEERNSRQALGSMGA, encoded by the coding sequence ATGAATCCGTCCTGTTTTTCAAATGGTCTCTTTCGCACAGCCATTCTGGGTTGCATCCTTGTGTCCGCCTTTTTGACGGGCTGCAGCAAGAGCCCGGCCGAACTCCAGAAAAAGTACCAGGGTCTGGGAGAACATTATCTGGCGGAAGGAAAACTGAACGAAGCGGTCATCGAGTTTCAGAATCTCCTGAAAATTAACCCGAAATCTGCCATCGGGCATTACGACCTTGGACAGGCCTACCGGAAAAAAGGCTGGATCATCGAATCTGTGATCCAGGATCGGGAAGCGACAAAACTGGCCCCCCTGATGCTCCCGGCCCATCTCGCTCTGGCCGAATATGCCATCAACAGCGGTCAATGGAGCCCGGCCAAGGAGGAAATCGCCGCCATCCTGAAGATCGACCCCAACAATGCCGAAGGGTATGCCCTGGCCGGACAGCGGATGCTTGGCCTCGGACGGGAAAAAGAAGCGGATCAGGATCTGAAACACGCCCTCTCGATCGAGCCCGGATTTGCCAGAGCTCTTGTAGCCCTGGGGGATCTGAAGAGAAAACAGGGGCACCCAGCCAAGGCCCGCAGCTATTACGAACAGGCTCTTCAGGCCAACCCTTCCCTCGGACGCGCCCTGACGGGACTGGGGATGCTCGCCCAGTCGGAAAACAATGCCGAGCTGGCCCGGGAAGAATTCCAAAAATCCCTGAAAGCGGATCCCTACAATCTCCGCTCCCGGATCGTGTACGCAAACTTTTTGGCATCCGGGGGACATCTTCACAAGGCCATCTCCGCCCTTGAAGTCATCTCGGCAAAGAAGGCGGATGTCCGGGTCCCGGTCAAGATCGCTGAGTACGAAACCCTTTTGGGCGCGAACCAGAAAGCGATCGCCCTCTTGTTACCGCTGGCGCAGCAGAAGCTCCAGATCCCGGACATCAATTTCGTTCTGGCCAAGGCCTACGAACAGAGCGGCAAGAAAGAAGACGCTCTCCAGATGGTCAATGGGCTTCTGTCCATGGGGAACATACCACCAATTCTCAAGATCGGAGCAGCCCGCATCGAGCTTTTCGAGGGCAAGCCGCGGGAGGCATCGAAGGTCCTCGAATCCCTTGCCAATGTCCCGGATTTACCTCCCACCTACCCGCTGACGCAAAGCCAGGTCGCATTAGCCTTGAATCGTCCGGATCAGGCCATTTCGATTTTGACACATGCTCTCGCCCGCTCTCCGGGAAATATCGACCTCCAGCTTTCGTTCGCCGATGCCAGGATGAGGCTGAAGCAATGGAAACCGGCCCTCACGCTCATCAACACCGTTCTCTCCGAGCATCCCGAAAACCTTCCTGCCATCCAGCGGAAAGGATTCCTTCTGGGAAAGACTTCTGGGGCGTCGGTCCAAATCGGATTTTTGAAACATGAAGCGTCCTCTCTCCCTCGGGTGGAGCCTCTGTATCTTCAGTCTCTCCTGGCCAACAGGCAATCGCGGGAGGCCCTTTTGACGGCCAAAGCCTACCTGAAAGACCATCCCGACAACACAAACGTCCGCCTTTTTCTGGCAAACCTCTACCTGCGCTCTGGAAAACTCCCGCAGGCCCGACGAACCTACAAAACGATTCTCACAACAGATCCCAAAAACCTTCCGGCGGTTCTCTCCCTCGCCTCCATCGCCATGACACAAAAAAACTATCCGGAAGCGGAGTCGGACTTCCGGAGAGCCCTGACGTTGTCTCCGGACAACAGCGGTCTTTATTCGGCTCTCGGAGAAGTTCTTCTTGCCGAAAAACAAAGAGACGCTGCCAACAAGGCGTTCCATTCAGCCCTTATTTTCAACCCGGAAAATCCGGCGGCCATTCTGGAAGTGTCCAAATCGGAGATTCTGTCGGGGCAGGGGCAGGGGCAGGAAGCGCTGACCCGCCTGTCGGCCCTTCTCAAGTCTCCCCTGGCGAAAGATCGCAAAGCGGAAGTCGAATGGTTGTGGGGACTCGCCAACGAACAGTCAGGTGACCCAGCCAAGGCGGAAAAAGCCCTCGTTCTCGCCACCACGCTGGACCCCCAGAACCCCGGCTACCATGCCAGCCTGGGAGATTTCTGGGCGGACCGTTCCCGGTGGGAAGACGCCCGGAAAGAATACCGGAAAAGTCTTTCCCTCCAGTCGAACAATCCCGTCCTGGAGATGAAAAAGGAATGGCTTTCCGTCCAGTCCAGCAGGAAGCCGGATCCGGGCCGGATCCGGAAGGTGATCGCCCTGGCCGAAACTTACCGCGCCTCTCACCCTTCGGACATCTCGGCGACAATGCTGGAAGCCCAGGGGGAACTCCTCCTGAAAAAACCGGAAAAAGCGCTCCCTCTTTTCGATGCCATTCTGTCGTCCCATCCGGACAATACCGGAGCCCGCCTCGGGAAAGCCGGGATCCTCTTGTCTCAGGGAAAAACGGAAAAAGCGAAAAATCTTGCGACAATGATATTAGCAGACCACCCTGACAACCTGGCCGCCAATCTCCTGATGACCCGCATCGACCAGAAAAACAACGATTTTACGGATGAAGCGGATCGTCTGGAAAAACTGCACCAGAAACATCCGGACTGGATTCAGCCCTCCCTGACACTGGTCGCCGTCGACCTGAAGCTCAAGCGGTTTCGAGAGGCGGAATCGATCGCGGATTCAATCCTGACCGTTCAGCCAGACCTTTACAACGCCCGTTTTCTGAAGGCCCAGGCGGAACTTGATATGGCCGACTACCGCGGAGCTCTCAGGAATCTGTCGATTCTGGCCAAGGCAAACAAAAAACCCGCTCCTCTCTATCTGATCATGAGCGTCGCGGCCATGAAGGAAGGAGACGTGCAGGAAGAAAAAAGGGAACTCGACAAAGCCTTCCATGCGGCCCCGGACGATCCCATGGTCCTAAACAACATGGCGTTTTTCCTCGCGAGCCATACGACCCATTATGAAAAAGCTTTGAGTTATGCCAAAAAAGCGGCATCGCTCGACAAACACCCCTACATCCAGGACACGGTCGGGTTTGTGTTGTTCCGGATGGGACGGTTCTCCCAGGCCCAACCCTACTTCGAATCGGCCTGGAACTCCCACTTCCGGGATCCGGAGTTTCTCTACCACATGGGGATGAATGAATGGAAAATCGGTCAGGCACAAAAGGCCCGGAATATCCTGAAGAGAGCCCTGGACTCCGGAAAACTGACACCGGAAGAGGAACGGAATTCCCGGCAGGCTCTGGGATCGATGGGAGCATGA
- a CDS encoding ABC transporter ATP-binding protein → MKSLRQAYAILSSSHRRGLLALAVLMLLSAILEMAGIASIMPFMSMVADPGIVNHNHWLSITYHRFGFESPRSFMIFLGCIVLGVLFLSNLIAALTVWSILRFSFTAGRDLAQKMFSVYLNHSYVFFLNRNSSELVQNTLFEMGRTVNNVLIPLLTILARSTIALSILVLLFSVNPSLALVAGTILGGAYGLVYFGVRKTLARSGQEISRENARRTQVAYETFGGIKDIKILGREKTFFNLFQKPVERYALLQAQTQMISLLPRYALETMAFGGIIGIVLYLLSTGENLSTTLPLISLYALAGYRLMPALQQIFANWSTVRFNISAVERIARDIETLPEKSQNPIVPPPATRRLSVQNAIELDRVTFHYPGREEAVLDKLSLVIPARTSIGLVGSTGSGKTTTLDILLGLLEPTEGSIKIDGQPVNRTNVREWQATIGYVPQQIMLLDDTVLKNIAFGIPEHEIDRDKVVQAATLAHLHDFVTTDLPEGYDTPIGERGVRLSGGQRQRIGIARALYHEPSVLVLDEATSALDNITENVIMEALNTLSRDKTVIMVAHRLTTVRECDTIVVLDRGRVADSGTYEALLDRNDFFRMLAPDPAPESRAVEAE, encoded by the coding sequence ATGAAGTCCCTCCGACAGGCCTATGCCATCCTTTCCTCTTCCCATCGCCGGGGATTGCTCGCTCTCGCCGTGCTCATGCTCCTTTCCGCCATTCTCGAGATGGCGGGGATCGCCTCCATCATGCCGTTCATGAGCATGGTCGCCGATCCCGGCATCGTCAACCACAATCACTGGCTGTCCATTACCTACCATCGCTTCGGGTTTGAATCCCCTCGCTCGTTCATGATTTTTCTGGGATGCATCGTTCTGGGGGTTCTCTTTCTGTCCAACCTGATCGCGGCCCTCACTGTTTGGTCGATCCTGCGATTTTCCTTCACGGCCGGTCGGGACCTGGCCCAGAAAATGTTTTCGGTGTACCTGAATCACTCTTACGTCTTCTTCCTGAACCGGAACAGTTCGGAGCTGGTTCAGAACACCCTGTTCGAAATGGGTCGAACCGTCAACAATGTGCTGATCCCTCTCCTGACCATTTTAGCGCGGTCGACAATCGCCCTTTCGATCCTGGTCCTGCTCTTCTCGGTCAATCCGTCGCTCGCCCTCGTGGCGGGCACGATCCTCGGAGGGGCTTACGGACTCGTGTATTTCGGTGTCCGGAAAACCCTCGCGCGGTCCGGACAGGAGATCTCCCGGGAAAATGCCCGAAGGACCCAGGTCGCCTACGAAACCTTCGGCGGGATCAAGGACATCAAGATCCTGGGACGGGAAAAAACCTTCTTCAACCTGTTCCAAAAACCCGTGGAACGTTACGCCCTCCTGCAGGCGCAGACGCAGATGATTTCCCTTCTTCCACGGTATGCTCTGGAAACGATGGCCTTCGGCGGGATCATCGGAATCGTGCTCTACCTTTTAAGTACAGGTGAAAATCTGTCCACGACCCTTCCGCTGATTTCCCTTTATGCCCTGGCGGGATACCGGCTCATGCCCGCCCTCCAGCAGATCTTCGCCAACTGGTCTACGGTCCGTTTCAATATTTCAGCGGTCGAGCGCATCGCCCGGGACATCGAAACCTTGCCCGAAAAATCTCAAAACCCGATCGTCCCCCCTCCCGCCACCCGTCGCCTATCTGTGCAGAACGCTATCGAACTCGATCGGGTGACCTTCCATTATCCCGGCCGGGAGGAGGCGGTTCTCGACAAGTTATCCCTGGTCATTCCAGCCCGCACTTCCATCGGTCTCGTGGGATCCACCGGTTCCGGAAAGACCACGACCCTGGACATTCTTCTGGGACTTCTGGAACCCACCGAAGGAAGCATCAAAATCGACGGACAACCCGTCAACCGGACGAATGTGCGGGAGTGGCAGGCAACCATCGGATACGTTCCCCAGCAGATCATGCTCCTGGACGACACGGTGCTCAAAAACATCGCCTTCGGGATCCCGGAACACGAGATCGACCGGGACAAGGTCGTCCAGGCCGCAACGCTGGCGCACCTTCATGATTTCGTCACAACGGATCTTCCGGAAGGGTATGACACCCCCATCGGGGAACGGGGAGTCCGACTGTCCGGAGGGCAGCGCCAGAGAATCGGTATCGCCCGGGCACTCTACCATGAACCGTCGGTCCTTGTACTCGACGAAGCCACGAGCGCCCTCGACAACATCACGGAAAACGTGATCATGGAGGCCCTGAACACCCTTTCAAGAGACAAAACGGTGATCATGGTCGCCCATCGACTGACCACTGTCCGGGAATGCGACACCATCGTCGTTCTCGACCGGGGACGAGTCGCCGACTCCGGGACCTATGAAGCCCTTCTGGATCGAAACGACTTTTTCCGCATGCTGGCACCTGATCCGGCGCCGGAAAGTCGAGCGGTCGAGGCAGAATAA
- a CDS encoding glycosyltransferase family 2 protein, which yields MKPIISVILPFYREGSLLAPSIDSVLSQTFVEWELVLIDNNASEETRHIARDYANSCPEKIRIIHEPEQGVISARNTGVLQARGEFIAFTDGDDLMKPERLKRQYEILSSRPELSIVACHYDLLSHDGQTVLEKNCPGFTYGSKNILEWKSYLKALFHPFHLQHIESFDLFGSPFLFFRKEVALKAGLMDKRFNPRDLEDFEFCMRMFELGGFDLIPEALQFYRTENAETRKNKHKDKHTKMTLDKLQTFLTVLWERYGRDYPDNHPVFQSLLAFHLNNFGCYLMRFSHGKKIGSFWIRRAVFLKPEDLRYWKSYIKTFLPKRTHHRYFDFPEERQEELEFDRIYANRFCNLKFYPPEPKGKIE from the coding sequence ATGAAGCCAATCATATCCGTTATTCTTCCGTTCTACCGTGAAGGCTCGCTGCTGGCTCCCTCCATTGACTCGGTACTTTCCCAAACCTTTGTGGAATGGGAACTTGTCCTGATCGACAACAATGCGTCCGAAGAAACACGGCACATTGCCCGAGATTATGCAAACTCCTGTCCAGAAAAAATTCGAATTATTCACGAACCGGAGCAGGGCGTCATCTCCGCCAGAAATACCGGCGTTCTCCAGGCACGAGGAGAATTTATCGCCTTCACCGATGGCGATGACCTCATGAAGCCGGAGCGTCTAAAACGCCAGTACGAAATTCTCTCCTCCCGACCGGAACTGTCTATTGTGGCCTGCCATTACGACCTCCTTTCCCACGACGGACAGACGGTCCTCGAAAAGAATTGTCCCGGATTTACATATGGCTCAAAGAACATTCTGGAGTGGAAGTCTTATCTCAAAGCTCTTTTTCACCCTTTTCATCTCCAGCATATAGAGTCTTTCGATCTTTTCGGATCTCCTTTTCTGTTTTTTCGCAAAGAAGTGGCCCTGAAAGCAGGCCTTATGGATAAACGCTTCAACCCTCGCGATCTTGAGGACTTCGAATTCTGCATGCGCATGTTCGAATTGGGGGGATTTGACCTGATTCCGGAAGCCCTTCAGTTCTACCGGACCGAAAACGCAGAAACCCGAAAAAACAAGCACAAAGACAAACATACAAAAATGACCCTCGACAAACTTCAGACCTTTCTCACCGTTCTTTGGGAGCGCTACGGGAGAGACTATCCGGACAACCATCCTGTTTTTCAATCCCTGCTGGCTTTTCATCTGAACAACTTCGGATGTTATCTGATGAGGTTTTCGCATGGAAAAAAGATCGGATCCTTCTGGATTCGGCGAGCGGTTTTCCTGAAGCCCGAAGACTTGAGATATTGGAAGTCTTACATCAAAACGTTTCTCCCGAAAAGAACACACCATCGGTATTTTGACTTTCCCGAAGAACGTCAGGAAGAGCTTGAGTTCGACCGGATATATGCAAATCGTTTTTGCAATCTGAAGTTTTATCCGCCTGAACCTAAGGGAAAAATTGAGTGA
- a CDS encoding FkbM family methyltransferase → MNRTGKKVLETLLLKAGLVLVSSWRWKALPLATHTRDLLTQIRCDCVLDVGANKGQYARFLRTHVRYGGPIFSFEPVRALYEILLDQSQKDPLWKVFPFALGAKTGEKNLHIMAGETMNSFLPPLSTGIAFLDEINIPVRSEAVSVRTVDDFLKTKEMSGFSSIFLKMDTQGFDGEVLKGASCSLPRIAALQSEVSCIPIYENMTDWLTSLKHFDQQGFSVTGMFPVNRTEDLKVIEFDCLAINRAYQKQEIFPPESSLQKD, encoded by the coding sequence ATGAATCGGACAGGAAAGAAGGTTCTTGAGACTCTTTTGCTGAAAGCGGGACTGGTCCTTGTTTCCTCCTGGCGATGGAAGGCTCTTCCTCTGGCCACGCACACCAGGGACCTTCTGACACAGATCCGTTGCGACTGCGTTCTGGATGTCGGCGCAAACAAAGGGCAATACGCACGCTTCCTGCGAACGCATGTCAGGTATGGAGGACCCATCTTTTCTTTCGAACCCGTCCGGGCACTCTATGAGATCCTCCTTGATCAGTCCCAGAAAGATCCTCTTTGGAAAGTATTTCCATTCGCCCTTGGAGCCAAGACAGGGGAAAAAAATCTCCACATTATGGCTGGAGAGACGATGAACTCCTTCCTTCCTCCTCTTTCCACCGGAATCGCATTTTTGGACGAGATCAACATCCCTGTCCGCTCAGAGGCTGTCTCTGTGCGTACCGTCGATGACTTTCTCAAAACAAAAGAAATGTCCGGGTTTTCCTCCATTTTTCTGAAAATGGACACCCAGGGATTTGACGGAGAGGTCCTGAAAGGAGCTTCATGCTCCCTTCCCCGCATCGCTGCCCTGCAAAGCGAAGTGTCCTGCATCCCGATTTACGAAAATATGACCGACTGGCTGACATCCCTGAAACACTTCGATCAACAGGGCTTTTCGGTGACGGGAATGTTTCCGGTCAACCGGACCGAGGATCTGAAGGTCATCGAATTCGATTGTCTTGCCATCAACAGGGCCTATCAAAAACAAGAGATCTTCCCTCCGGAATCGTCTCTCCAAAAAGACTGA
- a CDS encoding glycosyltransferase, with translation MFHHFLFPPHTEVLQQPFSSRPILFIAPNIPFPDRGGTDYRLLHLLKGTLKAGYAISFFSLYERDLLAGRIEKTSTFLQYETSLKELPLSHLFYGIRAFRTFLKSNPDTFSAIFIAWPKSVQATLPTIKRYAPSVPVIYDMCDYHARRLRREGELHSDPRILARAKEFQVIESEAARSTNLTLAISAEEKELFLSDNPSVNIDVLGNFFDFKDQSVPGPEERTGILFVGSFVHPPNRDGVLWFVREIYPLIKQKLPCIPFHVVGIDPPSEIREFSYKDPDIHVHGWVPDLSGLFRSTRVFVAPLRYGAGVKGKVGLAMSKGLPVVTTSIGAEGMDLTSETNCEISDSPEDFARKTIRLLSDTEHWCRISDQAQRHALKNSSTDDLPEKMRQIFETVGAVSSQRH, from the coding sequence GTGTTCCATCATTTTCTTTTCCCACCACACACGGAAGTTCTGCAGCAACCGTTTTCCAGTCGGCCCATTCTTTTTATCGCTCCGAACATTCCTTTCCCGGACAGGGGAGGCACAGATTATCGTCTTCTCCATCTGCTGAAGGGAACTCTCAAAGCAGGGTATGCCATCAGTTTTTTCTCGCTCTATGAGAGGGACCTTCTAGCGGGAAGGATCGAAAAAACCAGTACCTTTCTCCAATATGAAACGTCATTGAAGGAACTTCCTCTCTCCCATCTGTTTTATGGGATCCGCGCCTTCCGAACATTTCTAAAGAGCAATCCGGACACCTTTTCAGCCATTTTTATCGCCTGGCCCAAAAGCGTGCAGGCGACTTTGCCCACAATCAAACGCTATGCTCCTTCGGTTCCAGTCATTTACGATATGTGCGACTATCACGCACGACGACTGAGACGGGAAGGAGAGCTCCATTCCGACCCAAGAATCCTGGCCAGGGCAAAAGAATTCCAGGTCATTGAAAGCGAAGCGGCCCGATCAACCAATTTGACGCTTGCCATCTCCGCCGAGGAAAAAGAACTTTTTCTCTCCGATAATCCTTCAGTAAACATTGATGTCCTCGGGAACTTTTTTGATTTCAAGGATCAATCCGTTCCCGGCCCCGAAGAACGAACAGGAATTCTTTTTGTCGGTTCTTTCGTACATCCTCCAAACAGGGATGGAGTCTTGTGGTTCGTACGGGAGATTTATCCCCTGATCAAACAAAAACTCCCCTGTATTCCCTTTCATGTTGTTGGGATCGATCCTCCATCAGAAATCAGGGAATTCTCGTACAAAGATCCAGACATTCATGTGCACGGATGGGTTCCTGATTTATCCGGGCTTTTCCGGTCAACACGGGTTTTTGTGGCGCCTTTGCGTTATGGGGCTGGGGTGAAAGGGAAAGTTGGCCTGGCCATGTCCAAGGGGCTTCCTGTCGTGACAACCTCAATAGGAGCAGAAGGAATGGATCTGACATCGGAGACCAACTGTGAAATTTCTGATTCACCGGAAGATTTTGCCCGAAAGACAATCCGTCTACTCTCGGACACGGAGCATTGGTGCAGAATATCCGACCAGGCACAACGACATGCCCTTAAAAATAGCTCGACTGACGATCTTCCTGAAAAGATGCGGCAGATTTTTGAAACCGTCGGAGCTGTTTCCTCTCAGCGCCACTAA
- a CDS encoding FkbM family methyltransferase, translated as MKKDYELGKLSRYKELMKYYNQCSLPLIVDAGANIGASSVWFALHFPLARIISIEPEPGNFAMLSKNSCSFPGIIPFNNALASHSGILYLTDPKEGAWGYRTTHFAEEEAVPVQAKSIEDFLDLDIEQVQNPFILKIDIEGAESDLFSKFSPKFDEFPLIIIEVHDWLFPKNSCSKNFLKWHVEHNRDFVHFGENIFSISNRLAGNS; from the coding sequence TTGAAAAAAGATTACGAACTGGGGAAGCTTTCAAGGTATAAAGAATTAATGAAATATTATAATCAGTGTTCTCTTCCACTTATTGTGGATGCGGGAGCGAATATTGGAGCCTCTTCCGTTTGGTTTGCCCTGCATTTTCCATTAGCAAGAATTATTTCAATTGAACCAGAGCCTGGAAATTTTGCAATGCTGTCAAAAAACTCCTGTTCTTTTCCCGGCATTATTCCTTTCAATAATGCGCTTGCATCACATTCTGGAATTTTATATTTAACCGATCCCAAAGAAGGGGCGTGGGGATATCGCACTACACATTTTGCAGAGGAAGAGGCTGTTCCCGTTCAAGCAAAATCCATTGAGGATTTTCTGGATCTGGATATAGAACAAGTTCAAAATCCTTTCATTTTAAAAATTGACATCGAGGGAGCCGAATCGGACCTTTTTTCCAAATTTTCACCAAAATTTGATGAATTTCCTCTAATCATAATTGAAGTACATGACTGGCTGTTCCCTAAGAATAGTTGCAGTAAAAATTTTTTAAAATGGCATGTCGAGCACAATCGTGACTTTGTTCACTTTGGAGAAAATATATTTTCAATTTCAAATCGCTTAGCAGGAAACTCCTGA
- a CDS encoding glycosyltransferase family A protein, which translates to MSQPEISVIITMYREGPMISETIESILSQTFTDFEIILVDNNADPETLRFSEAYVRKFPDKIHLTKETTQGIASAKNKGFQESRGRFIIFHDGDDLSHSNRLATQYSFLEKHPELAFVGSWHDLISHDNQLLQKNISETLPSFWAEIEKIFNQHFQAVFRRPKTRPIKFPLISTCFLRKEAVQASGGHDVRLNPRWFEENEFLLKVFDQGDVGVIPEALLSYRKHSPEGSRIMKDQMNWVGKTRHLDTFFNILKERYADRSGAEKLLAKLRSHFLRYTSQFLLQHKNGSHLGRIGLKRALESSPDDELSRKLLIKSYFPKALYPKIFWFDHWMTEPLPLEVNESFIRSLFA; encoded by the coding sequence ATGTCTCAACCGGAAATATCCGTGATCATCACCATGTACCGGGAAGGCCCCATGATTTCGGAGACCATCGAATCCATTCTTTCCCAGACATTCACTGATTTCGAAATCATTCTGGTTGATAATAATGCAGATCCAGAAACGCTCAGGTTTTCCGAAGCATATGTCAGAAAATTTCCCGACAAAATTCACTTAACCAAAGAGACCACCCAGGGCATCGCTTCTGCTAAAAATAAAGGATTTCAAGAGAGCCGGGGAAGATTCATTATTTTTCATGACGGAGACGATCTTTCTCATTCGAACAGGCTTGCAACCCAATACTCTTTTTTGGAAAAACATCCGGAGCTGGCTTTTGTCGGTTCCTGGCACGATTTGATCAGTCATGATAATCAGCTGCTTCAAAAAAACATTTCGGAAACCCTTCCGTCTTTCTGGGCAGAAATCGAAAAAATCTTCAATCAGCATTTTCAAGCGGTCTTTCGTCGTCCCAAAACCCGCCCGATCAAATTTCCCTTGATCAGTACCTGCTTCCTTCGCAAGGAAGCAGTCCAGGCCTCGGGGGGACACGATGTACGATTAAATCCCCGATGGTTCGAAGAGAATGAATTCCTTTTAAAGGTCTTTGATCAGGGAGATGTCGGCGTAATCCCCGAAGCGCTTCTCTCCTACCGAAAACATTCCCCTGAAGGTAGCAGGATCATGAAAGACCAGATGAATTGGGTAGGAAAAACCCGTCATCTCGATACGTTCTTTAATATTCTCAAGGAACGCTATGCGGACAGATCGGGGGCTGAAAAACTTCTGGCAAAACTTCGAAGCCATTTTCTCCGCTATACCAGCCAGTTTCTTCTGCAACACAAAAACGGCTCCCATCTTGGACGAATCGGCCTCAAAAGGGCCCTCGAATCGTCCCCGGACGATGAGCTGTCGCGAAAACTCTTGATTAAGAGCTATTTTCCGAAAGCTCTTTACCCAAAAATATTCTGGTTTGATCACTGGATGACGGAACCGCTCCCATTGGAAGTCAATGAATCCTTCATCCGGTCTCTTTTTGCATGA